In the Pocillopora verrucosa isolate sample1 chromosome 4, ASM3666991v2, whole genome shotgun sequence genome, TTTACAATTATGCTGATAAGAGCAcatgaaagggttaattttggTAAAACAAACTTGACCTTATTTCGATTCATTACGCAGTTTCACTATAAGTGAAACATCTGTGCATAAAGAGATTATCTCATATTACATAAAATGATATGATTACCAATGATTGCAGAAATTTATTGCTCCTTTTGGAATAGAAGtaatggtgacaagaaaactcTTTGAGCTTCGGttaaaacaaagtaaacttTACGATTGTGACTTTAAAAGTAACATTGAACTAATATTATGCAGCCAACACAGGCAATCATTTCTAGCTAGTAGTTAATTAAAGCAAGCTACTGTAACACACACAGTTGTAACAAGTTGATGgtaaaaattatatattgatTCAATGCATTCTGCAATCTACAATTGACTTGATCATCTTTAAAGAAATTCATAGTGGAAACAATTCAATCAATGCCAAATGCCAGCATTTAGCTCCTAACATCAACAGTTTAAAGCTATAGCTTCACAGAAattctgggtgttaaagggCTCAAGATAAATAGACTAAAGCTTTCAACCCTTAGAGTGAGCAGCATCTAAGTTCTCCCTTTGGTAATGCTGctaaattattcattaagatcacaagaCTGAAAGAAATGATCTCCAACCTAGGAGGATTTcaattgattgttaaacaaattctccttgtaagcaccaaaggaaatgtatagaaaagagTGTGTAGAATATGAATAACGATGTTTaggtgtaaaggtttaaggaTCATTGTAATCTTTGAAGAAAGCAACATGTATCAGATGCTATATAGTTTATGTTCCTCTAAATCACTCTTGAGGGCTGAATATTTTCTTGCCACTCAAACAGAATCCAGTCCTTGATTACAGTAACAACATCATCTCTTCCCATTTCTTCAAGAATGATTTTAAATCTTTCCACACAGGTTTCTTTCTTTGAGTCAAAGTGCCGTAAGATTTCCTGTGTTTGATTACCCTTCTGTTTTAGCAACAAGATGGCATCTTTGTCCACACCAACTTTTTCCCCAAGGAGGCGATAATCATTCCAACTTATATCCTGCAAAACATCCAGTTTCTGACAAATCTTGCAGTAAAACTGGTAATGTATCTTGGCAACTTTTTGACTGAGCAGAGAGTTAAGGAATTCTTGGGGAATGTCAGAAATTTGTGGGAAAGAAGCTGTTTGGTCAAAAAGCCCTGTTGTGGAGGTGGATGTAGATTTTTTCCCAAGTCCtataacaaataaaacaattatgtCTATTTAGTAAATAACTTAGTTTCAACTAGGTGGATACTGAAACTTGAAGTGGAATTTATGGGATAATCAGGATTTAACATAATAGAGATTTGATCACCATGTCAGGGTTGTTTATTATATTCAGTTTTCCACTCCAAGATTAAACTGTACTTTaaacttcatttgttaaatgaaaaagttaCATAGCAGTTAATTCCTCTCAATTAAAGTGAACCTGTTCCTCCTAGATGCAGCTACAATCAGTGTCAAAATTAGTTGACACATCATATTTGAAGAGTTCTGTTCATGTATAGAATAACACTCCAGAACTGTTTCTACCACACTCTAAATTATGGACAggacccccctcccccattccATGTTGCCTGTATGTAGAAAAAAGAGCACAATATTACTGCATTCTGGCTTCTTTTTAAATTGGATACCTACAAGGCCTCttagccctttcactcccaagatctgattagcaAATCTCCCTTCTTGCAGCTGTACATTAATTATCCTTCAATATCGCCTggtttgtaattaatttatatGTTCAGCTTGGTACATACTAAGTGCTGTACTGCattactggaaaaaaattattccagtTCTTGAATATTTACATCATAAAACATGCAGTCATAgtgacttaaccctttcactcccaagatctaattagtagttctccttactaccttccatacaattcttatgatgttagttcagagaatttggtattagatcaactaataatcccatgattgatattcttctctattctcatcacctgcctgcttgatattgtattgatattgtaaggagaaattctgtcttggtcacttgtgggagtgaaagggttaacatgtCTGGTTTgcaaaacagtttttcttcttttgtggGAAGTGCAGACAAGGTTatataatttcagttttctttgaattgtatGTTTTTGCTTAATTCATGTACAAATTCCAAATTAATAGAGAATTAAAATGAAGCTGAATACTCATATGTACAAGGCACTAAAACCAACACTAACCCGTGGGAGCAGGCACCAGCCAAGGTACAAAGTTTGGGTGTAATGTGTTCTTGTCAGTTGGTTGGTGTAAATCCCTTGGTGTTTCATCAATGCAAGAAGGAGTACCTGGAAGCTGTGCTACTACCTCAACTCTCTTTGCTTTGGGTAAATTAATAAATTGCTAATCAGCAAATTGAATTAGCTACTGCAATGCAAAGGGTTACTGTCTGAAATGTCAGCCTTCAAAAACCATAGTGGTGGTTGACACTAATGAGTGTAgtataattacaataaaattaacatttttttaaaatatataactaacaaagataaaaaacagagagactgcATAATCACAGCCTCAAGTTCATTTATCACAAATGGCGCCTGAAAGGAGAATGGGGATATATTAGACATGAGATTAGTATCAACCCTTACTGATGCCTAGCTGTTAAGCATGAGGTCACCATATTTAACCatactttgaaagaaaaatgaaacaagaaataagaTAATTTAAAGAATAATTAACACAGCAACTGTATTTTTGAAAGCTGTGTACATGAGTGCAAACAGTTCTGGTCAGTTTCTTACTCTCTGGTCTAACAGCTGACATTTTGGAAATGTAGATCAATCAACAATAGGTTTGACAATAATTACCTGAACCATTATTTCCAGTCCCATGAGTCAAACCTGGCAATGTGTCATCTCCCATCTCACTTGAATGGGCACCTTGATAAACGACACAGTTTGTTCCTAAATCAATATGACAAGTTTCATGATCTTGCTCTGACAATGATTGCCCTGGCAAGGATGGAAGTGCATCAACTGTAGTTCCTGCTGACTGACTTCtacctttatttttcttttgcaatttaaACACAATAGCTACTGATAAGATCACCAGAGATATTGCAAACAATGTGAATATGATGGTGTTGTTTGAATAACTGCCAAATGGTGGCAATATGTTCTCAGTGTTCGGGTCTTTAGTTGACTTAGATTCTCTTTCTTGAATGATGCTGGAACCAGCACGAACGAAGGAGCTAGTGGCAGAAATGACCAAATTTGCCGTGGTGGCGAAAATCTGGGAAGGAGAGGTAACTGTTCCAGATGCAAAAATTGCATGGCTTGTTTGTGAACTTTCCTGAGGGTGCTGTAGGATTTCCACACAATGTATATCCCTCTCGTAAGGAATAGTCGCTCCGCAAGGGACAGATGAAGTTGAATATCCCTCAATGCATTCAGGGCAAGGGAAACAACTGTGGCATTTGCCTGTAGAATCAATTCTTTTTATCTCGCCCGTACAATCTGGGCATCGAGCCGATGCCACTCGCGCAGGGACCTAgcaaaaaatggtaaaatggAGCATTAACCATAGCATAATCAGGCGTGAAAGCAACGGTTATTAAGTCtatcaaaatattatttgaCTATTACGACTGCTTATTTTTTGGTGCGAAATCTTTCTTTTACTTAATTTCGGAAATTCAAACTTACATCACCAGTTCCTTGCTTTAATCACATCAGTTACGTGGCTAAGATAGCGGCACTATAGATGTAACTTATCAAATATTATAGCAGCATAATTTTATGTGGAAAAGGGCATTACAGTTTTGATTATTACACATGGTTGACAACCTCGATCGATAGAATTCTCGAATCGTCAGGACATAACATTTGCGCTTGTTCTGACCACAGTGCAGACGAAACATTCAAGGGAAATCAAACAGAATCGCATGCAAACATAATCCAAACCCATGGAAAAGTACCAGTAAGGCCACTAGAGAGAAGTCCTCCTTCGGAAAGGTCCGCCATTTTAGCGGTTGAAATCGAGTCGATAGTTGCCACGTATGCCTACGTCAGGGCATATCATGTAAGCCCGACGGATGATATGCCCTATCACAATGCAGCCCAGATATCGATATCGTCTTTCTCGACATCAATATTATCCTAGTCAGCATTAGGGGCCGCTTGTTCGCAGGGAAGTTACTTAAATTCCATGCTAAAAACTCCACCATAGTATTTTAAAATCGTGTGTGAAGAGTTTTGATGCTTGGTCCAAATTTcgcaaatcaaagcaaaaactTGTAAAGAGGCGTTACTGGtagttaatttttaatgaaggACAGAACTTAAATagagacaaaaaagaaacatagaCTATTATGAAGCCAAACGAAAAATTCACTCTTATCTTGGATTACCTACATCTTGATTTGGCAATTAGGTCTAAAGTTCATAATTCAAATTCCATTGTAGATTCTAGCACTAGAAGTGTTGAAAATCGGTTCTACAAAAACTTTTAATCAAATGTGTGAAATCCCAACTAATAACCAATCATTTCTTACTTACAGTTGAGATGAGGACCAGTAAGATCGCCGCTGTCATTTTGCAGATTAAGCTTTCTTCGGGAAACGCGAAAGAAGCCATTTTCTGCGAAGAACATAAAgtatgagaaaatttttttaaactatttccCTCAAAGTTTTAGATTGACTTGCTTCTTAGCTAATTCCTACAGCCTTGATCAGCCTAAGCATCGAGTACTACATACCTTGAGCGAGAAATGAACTAGATACAACCAGAGATTGAAGTTTAtcagaaagaaaggaaacagcGTAacattaattgatttttttcttttttcgccaTATGCAAATGATCGTAATTTTCGAGTGATGTGACTTAAAGCACGTCCGTTTGATGTGTTTGAAGCACTTTTCGTTCGAGTCTTGTTTTGTAGATTTGAAGCCAGTTTTGACGGAAACGCTTGCTCAGCATTATGTTGTGCTGAGCAAGCGTTTTCGTCAAAACTTCAAATTCACAAAACAAGACTAGCGTCGACACACTCGGCTTATTCCTTCAACAGTTCTGTCAATTtagttaaaattttctttttccgaaGTAGTATGcttttcttgtatattttgatGTCTTCCATTTAAGATCATTTaaagaatgaaattttgttGATGTGCTTGCATCACCGCCTGAGCTGAGGACAAATCTTACTTTTGcgtacatgaaaaaaatgtaaaaattccCATGAGTCAGCATGTTGTGAAGTTCAAagggtatttaaaaaaaaaaaaagctggaaCAATGAACCTCGCATTTCCAGAGCTTTCGTTCATTTTACTTCAGCTAAGTTAACAGGATGGGGACCAAATAGCTGCTTGGGTTTCAAATTGATTCAACGCACTGACGAAATATGTTTTTAATGGTGCATGATTATTCTCAAGCCATATtattatttgaactttttttttcctgaggtATTAATGCTGTCTCCAAGCTAATTAAGCATTTCATTCATTGCAATTTTAGAAGTTACCAAGCGGATTATCATTGTGGCTTTTGTGTAAAGGTTAAAAATGTCATGTCAAAATGCTGGTGGAGAAATTAGGTCAGACTGAGTTAACAGAATATCATTAAATAAGTGTGTAAAATAACCAGTGCAATATCTTTATAGAAGGTGGCTttcagggtaaaaaaaaaacaaacaaacaaacaaaaaacaaagaaaatggtTATCACTGAGccaaactatgaaaaaaaatttattttgaaatattacaaaaaaaaatacaaagtaTATAAAAGTACAGAGAATGAATGgtctgaatatttaaaaatgtgATAGGAGGTGGCAAGGAAGAGAATTTTACAATTTGCACAACTCTTTGTATGGCAATGAAAGTAAAAAGAGCGAAAAGACGGAAGAGAAAAAACACTATTTCGATTAGTAACTTCTACGCCACGATCTTAATGAAAAATCCTGCGCCTGACGAACCTAGCGAAGACATAGGTCGCCTTTTTTAAGTTCAATCGGAGTTAATTAAAAAGTACTAGCCCATCCAaagttttgaagattttggtttttgttttgttaatgtGCAAATGATCACGCGACCCGCCTTGAAGCACGCACGCTCGCTATTGATTACTGATGCAGCCGTTCATTGTCTGCTTTGTGCTGAGCAAGCGTCTTTATCAAAATCAGTGCGTCAAATCCACAAAACAAGACTTTCAAGGACACACTTGGCTTCttattatgtttttttctttacatttctcttttcGTCGAAGTTGTACAATTTTCTCGTATCgtttaatttcttcaattttaggAATGAAAATTCGTACATTGTGCTTGAGAGCGATTGAGGTGGATGCAAATCTAACCCTAATCAaccaaaaaagttaaatttcaaTGAGTCAGCATCTTTTCAGAGGTCAAAGGCCATTcaaaagaagaaggagaagaagaagagaaataagAAGAAGAACCAAAAATAGAAGCTAAACCAAGGAACCTCGTTTTAtccaagcttttgtttatttaattcagCTATCTAAGTTAACTGGATCGGGACTAACTAACTGCATGGGTAACAGAGATTCACTGGACGAACGAaatatgtcttttttttatgGTTAATGATTTTCCTAAAGCATCTATATTATGAAGACTATTAAGATTATTATCCACCGAAATACGACGCTTTTTGCAAGCTATTTTGAATGAAATGCTCTAAAACgcatttcattcatttgtgtTTGAAACGGACAGttaaatgtgtttaaaattcTAGAAGGGAAGTCACGCTATATTATTGCTTCCAAGTGGATAATCATCGAGGCTTCCGTGAAAGGGTTCAAAATGTCATGTTAAAATGCTGGTGGACAAAACTATTCAGAATCAAACGTGTAACTGTAAATAACTATATAAAGGTGAAATAGATAGTGCGATATTTTTATGGAAGGCAGTTTTTAGgctgaaaaatgataaatatatatattaaaggAAATAGTTAATTATCACTGGGCCAAACTTaggaaaaatttgattttgaaagatttaaaaatagaaTATCAAAATTATAAGATCTAAAAAGTATTTCAGATGCATAGTCTTGATATTTACAAATATGACAGGAAGGGCCAGCGGGAAATTTACAGTTTGcaggaataaatttttttctggccaTTCCagaaacaagattttttttgaAACCTTGTTCACCAACTAAAACATAGAGCCTGCCTGCAGGAGTAAGATTTTCTTTCACCCCTAACCCTTTCCTactttttgtaacattttttctcCAGGTTTGAAGGCTATAAAATGGCTTTACTTTCAAGGCATTGAGTCAATATCAATTCAATCTCATTTAAAAATACCCTGAGAAACTTTTTATggtttttgatgaaaacaaagatctttttttttgcttagttaaccctttcacccttaaactcccctgagtgaccaagacagaatttctccttacaatatcaatacaatacaaGATTTGTATgattgacaataaggagaattacaaatttgatctaggagttaaagggttaactcctaAGTTCTGATTGTTTATTCCTCCCCTTAgtaaattagtaacaagaaatttggtgttagatcaagataaaaacttctacctgatgagtttgaattttctcattacctgtttgctggataaagtATGGAGATAacaggaagaagttacatgttaattgcTTTTGGGAGTTAGAGGGCTGAGTGAACTTCAATCATCTACATCATCTCATCTTGGACCCATTTATCAATAACCTGAATGATATCATATCGCTCAAGTTTTGTCAATATGGATTTGAGATGATTAAGTGTTCCAGAATTTGGCTTGGTTGCGAACTTTTCCATGAGAAGCACGTGAGAtgggtttttacttttttgtttgatcAAAGTGATCTCTGATGATGTAAGGCCAAGTTCACATCCCAGCATCCTATAGTCATTCTCATCTGAGACTCTTTCAATGTCAAGTAGCATGCACATTTTATTGATGACAGGTGTAGGTACATCTGTTATGTAGGTTGAATACCCAAGGTTATCCTTCACAGGTTGAGGAGGTGGAATTAAGTTATGGCCTGCTCTATGGTTTTCCCCTTGCACATCAACAACTAGTGGATAAGaatcaaaatgacaaaattagtgtcatattttcaatttaaagtATGAGACATGTCACTAACAGTGGTGGCAAAATTTAATATCTAAAAACTTTCTTGTAGGTTTGTAGACCATGCATAATTTACTCTCTCAAAATTCACTGTAAGTGAGGACCTCATCTTGTGATGAATCATTTTGAAGGCTAGAAACTTgaattcttaaatattttttgctagacagaaacaaaaataaatggcTTTGAATCTTTTGAAGGattcaaaggagaaaaatagtaaaaagtATTATGTAATTACTATAATAAATAAGGAAATACTAAATGCAATTATTTCTATTATAGAAATCACAATCACTTCAAATGGCTCTGTGTTGTATTTCTCCAAAGCTAGCTATCACGATTTTGGCTGGGTAATTAACCCTTAAATTTCTAATTATACAATCAAAATATTAGATTATTGAGTCATTAGTTTACCCTAATTTCTCTAACCTTTTTCTGTGGAATTTGAAGGTTTACCATCAAGGGATGATGGAATTCCTTTCTGAACTGAACCTTTCTCAGCCATGTTCTCAAGCTGATCTCCTGTTACAACTTCATTATGTTTGTTACTGTAAActgtatttgaattttttcttgatcCATCTGCAGCACCATGGGTGCAGTGTCCATTAAACTTCCTTCTCCTGTAGGGGCTGTCCACTTCACTCttatttaaaggagaaaattcATCTACCTGTTGTAGATTTCTGCTTTGTctgtttttccttatttttttaaacaggtAGATTAAAAAAccacacaaagaaaagaaagaaacactcAGAATGCATGTCATTACTATGATCCACTTCATAATTTCACCATGTTCATGTACTGTTTTATGTACAGACACAATGATCACATTTTCTGTAGGTACCACATCATGCTTTTGATTTGCAGATGAAACACTTGTTGATGTAGATTGGATTGGCTTGGTCCTTGAAGGAACTGTAATACTAGTAAGGCCTGGAAGAAAAGGAGTTACAGTTGTATGGATCTTGATTGATTTGAATAAAGATGAGGATGTTGCAATGAATGTAGAGGGTCTGATCATGGATTGTTCATTCTCTTTGATTTCATCATCTTTCTGACATTTATCAATGATGTTATCATCAGCATCACTGAAGCAACAAGAATCACATGACTGACATTCatgggttgttttgttttgataaaatccATGGTCACATTCACATTGCACATCACTAGATGGGGTACATTCGGCTGAGACATGCTTGTGCTTCCCGGAACAGACCCCACAAGGTTGGCACATTTCAGTACTTGGGCTGTTAGAGAAGTTTATGCCCATGATGCAAGATACACAGTGAATGTCTGTTCCCTTTGGTACACTTGATCTGCACTGAACAGAGGAACCTGCACCCTCCGGACATTCGGGGCAAGGCCAACATCTTTCACACTTGCCAGTTCTAGGATCAATGATTTTGATAAATCCTTCCTCATTGCAATCTGGGCACTGGCCTTTCATACCTCTACCTGCACTGAATGTTGAAAGTGTAAGAAATACCTGaggaataataaaaaaaaaacattgagaaGGTGTctgaagaacaaacaagcaGAGAAAAACCTCTATGTTTTCCCTTAAGAAAGTGATCTATCTGCCTCAGTCATAACCCTGGAGATCGAAATGTTAATTGAAAGTCTCGCTTCCAAGAGAGTTTATTGGTTGGAATTCATCAAAATTCGGAATATTAGGGGAATATATGTAACGGAGTACAAGAAACAATTAAATTAGCTAAAATCAGAAgggtagatagatagatatataaTCTTTATTTACCCACGGACAATTCATCAGcaataaaaacattcaaatatatAAACATGCATTAAATGGGTAAGATACTCTAAAAACTATACTTAAAGCACAAACCTAACTAAAGCTGCTTTCCACGAATGCCGTGCCTGAACGTACTTCTTTAATTAAACGCTTAAATAATCCAAGGGACTCTGCATGTCTTATGTCACGAGGAAGTCTGTTCCAAAGAGTGGCGCCACTATGGCTGAAAGTTATTCTTGTAATAGTTTGTGCGCGGCAAAGGGACATTCAGCTTTTTCTCAGAGTCTCTTAGGTTATACACAGTTTCTCGCCTTTCAAATTTAGAACATTAATAATCGGAAGCTAAGCCGTGCAGAGACTTATAGACCATTATGGCTCTTTGTATTTGCTGCTGGGAAGTTAGGTTTTTTCCATATCAGGAGCTCAAATAAGTGACCAGCATCGACGTCATAATTTACATAGGTCAAAACACGGACTGCTCTGTTTTGTAGTTTCTGTACCTTGTTGTGCAAAGTTATCCCCCAGTTTCCCAAATAATATTACAATAGTCAAAATGAGGCTGAATCAGAGCTTTATACATTAGAAGCAAAGTCGCTTAAGGGACAAGATGCCTTATTCGTTCTATAACTCCAATGCTAGAAGCGACTTTCTTTGTTAGTTTATCGAAGTGACTGCTCCAATCGAGTTTATTATCGATGGTCACTCTAAGTGATTTTGCGGTGGTAACCTGGCTAACTTGATCGTCATAAATTGTGATCGTCGGAGAAACTGCGAGAGTACTTCATCTC is a window encoding:
- the LOC131795711 gene encoding uncharacterized protein, encoding MQRETKAMNSPRGYHSMPFFKGDKVLISKLFAILVFLTLSTFSAGRGMKGQCPDCNEEGFIKIIDPRTGKCERCWPCPECPEGAGSSVQCRSSVPKGTDIHCVSCIMGINFSNSPSTEMCQPCGVCSGKHKHVSAECTPSSDVQCECDHGFYQNKTTHECQSCDSCCFSDADDNIIDKCQKDDEIKENEQSMIRPSTFIATSSSLFKSIKIHTTVTPFLPGLTSITVPSRTKPIQSTSTSVSSANQKHDVVPTENVIIVSVHKTVHEHGEIMKWIIVMTCILSVSFFSLCGFLIYLFKKIRKNRQSRNLQQVDEFSPLNKSEVDSPYRRRKFNGHCTHGAADGSRKNSNTVYSNKHNEVVTGDQLENMAEKGSVQKGIPSSLDGKPSNSTEKVVDVQGENHRAGHNLIPPPQPVKDNLGYSTYITDVPTPVINKMCMLLDIERVSDENDYRMLGCELGLTSSEITLIKQKSKNPSHVLLMEKFATKPNSGTLNHLKSILTKLERYDIIQVIDKWVQDEMIFDENACSAQHNAEQAFPSKLASNLQNKTRTKSASNTSNGRALSHITRKLRSFAYGEKRKKSINVTLFPFFLINFNLWLYLVHFSLKKMASFAFPEESLICKMTAAILLVLISTVPARVASARCPDCTGEIKRIDSTGKCHSCFPCPECIEGYSTSSVPCGATIPYERDIHCVEILQHPQESSQTSHAIFASGTVTSPSQIFATTANLVISATSSFVRAGSSIIQERESKSTKDPNTENILPPFGSYSNNTIIFTLFAISLVILSVAIVFKLQKKNKGRSQSAGTTVDALPSLPGQSLSEQDHETCHIDLGTNCVVYQGAHSSEMGDDTLPGLTHGTGNNGSAKRVEVVAQLPGTPSCIDETPRDLHQPTDKNTLHPNFVPWLVPAPTGLGKKSTSTSTTGLFDQTASFPQISDIPQEFLNSLLSQKVAKIHYQFYCKICQKLDVLQDISWNDYRLLGEKVGVDKDAILLLKQKGNQTQEILRHFDSKKETCVERFKIILEEMGRDDVVTVIKDWILFEWQENIQPSRVI